Proteins co-encoded in one Fimbriimonadia bacterium genomic window:
- a CDS encoding corrinoid protein codes for MVELGPLYTAVLEGKANTARSIVEEALAEGIDPNTLLTQYMIPAMDEVGKRYEANEYFVPELLISARAMKAAMELIRPALVAGGSSFSGRVVIGTVKGDLHDIGKNLVAAMLEGGGFEVVDLGVDVSPEKFVQAAQDNDAQIVAMSALLTTTMPGMKATVDAIKEAGLHGKVKVMIGGAPVTQAYADEIGAHGFSDNASGAVRVARSLTAA; via the coding sequence ATGGTCGAACTGGGCCCCTTGTACACCGCAGTGCTCGAAGGTAAGGCGAACACGGCGAGAAGCATCGTCGAAGAAGCCCTTGCGGAAGGTATCGACCCCAACACATTGCTCACCCAATACATGATCCCCGCGATGGACGAGGTCGGCAAGCGCTATGAGGCGAACGAGTACTTCGTACCCGAGCTGCTGATCTCCGCCCGCGCGATGAAGGCTGCGATGGAGCTGATCCGGCCCGCTCTGGTGGCCGGCGGCAGCAGCTTTTCCGGCAGGGTCGTGATCGGGACCGTGAAGGGCGACCTGCACGATATCGGCAAGAACCTCGTTGCGGCGATGCTGGAAGGCGGCGGGTTCGAAGTGGTGGACCTCGGCGTGGACGTGAGTCCCGAGAAGTTCGTGCAGGCAGCACAGGACAACGACGCTCAGATAGTGGCAATGTCGGCCCTATTGACAACCACCATGCCGGGGATGAAGGCAACGGTGGATGCCATCAAGGAAGCCGGCCTGCATGGCAAGGTAAAGGTGATGATAGGCGGCGCACCCGTGACGCAAGCGTACGCCGACGAGATCGGCGCTCACGGGTTCAGCGACAACGCCAGCGGTGCAGTACGCGTCGCGCGCTCGCTGACGGCCGCCTAA